The following coding sequences lie in one Pseudomonadota bacterium genomic window:
- a CDS encoding 6-carboxytetrahydropterin synthase, which yields MFELSVNRRFTSTHALFTASGPVEEPHIHDFRLEVRLACETLDGAGMAVDFREIDRAMDGIVGRMEGADLGTAPLLSGLSPSAENIARGVYSNLKEELAGKARVSRVTVWEDPEHSASFFEGP from the coding sequence ATGTTCGAGCTCTCGGTAAATCGCCGCTTCACCTCGACGCACGCCCTCTTCACCGCGTCCGGCCCCGTGGAGGAGCCGCACATCCACGATTTCCGCCTCGAGGTGAGGCTCGCCTGCGAGACGCTGGACGGGGCGGGCATGGCGGTGGACTTCAGGGAGATCGATCGCGCCATGGACGGGATCGTGGGCCGGATGGAGGGCGCGGACCTCGGCACGGCCCCCCTCCTCTCGGGCCTCTCCCCTTCGGCCGAGAACATCGCGCGGGGGGTGTACTCGAACCTCAAAGAGGAGCTCGCAGGCAAGGCGCGGGTCTCGAGGGTCACGGTGTGGGAGGACCCGGAACACTCCGCGTCATTTTTCGAGGGACCATGA
- the queC gene encoding 7-cyano-7-deazaguanine synthase QueC yields the protein MKPRAIALHSGGLDSCVAARLAMREAEIALAITFDYGQRAAEREAEAALEFCRRFGIEHRTVELPWLAELGSSALTHAERPLPVAAAETLDQGAKGRAEAVWVPNRNGLFVAIAASFAEGLGAERVIAGFNAEEAAAFPDNGAGFIEATDRALSLSTLKRVRLLCPARDMEKGEIAAEFVGLDLDPRAFWCCYDGGERHCGACESCARSIRAFRSAGAWDLVSERFMNDE from the coding sequence ATGAAGCCCAGGGCAATCGCACTTCACTCCGGCGGGCTGGACAGCTGCGTGGCTGCCCGCCTGGCGATGCGCGAGGCGGAGATCGCGCTCGCCATCACCTTCGACTACGGCCAGAGGGCCGCGGAGAGGGAGGCAGAGGCGGCCCTGGAGTTCTGCCGGCGCTTCGGCATCGAGCACCGCACCGTCGAGCTGCCGTGGCTGGCCGAACTCGGCTCGAGCGCGCTGACCCACGCCGAAAGGCCGCTGCCTGTTGCCGCCGCCGAAACGCTCGATCAGGGGGCGAAGGGGCGCGCCGAGGCAGTCTGGGTCCCGAACCGCAACGGCCTCTTCGTCGCCATCGCGGCCTCGTTCGCGGAGGGCCTTGGTGCGGAGCGGGTGATCGCCGGCTTCAACGCCGAGGAGGCCGCCGCATTCCCCGACAATGGCGCCGGGTTCATCGAGGCGACGGACCGCGCCCTCTCGCTCTCAACGCTGAAAAGGGTGCGCCTGCTCTGCCCCGCGCGGGATATGGAGAAGGGGGAGATAGCGGCCGAGTTCGTCGGTCTCGATCTGGACCCCCGCGCCTTCTGGTGCTGCTACGACGGCGGAGAGAGGCACTGCGGGGCCTGCGAATCGTGCGCGAGGTCGATACGCGCGTTCAGGTCGGCAGGGGCATGGGATCTGGTATCTGAAAGATTCATGAACGATGAATGA